GATagaaggtccatgcttgcatgtcctaatcttctatgtcaaagccaactattttAACTTATGGCggccaagcatgttacatcttgagaaattaggctATCAAGGTTTATAAAATACACAATGTTCATTCTATAAGCTGTAAAAAGGATTTCAtgatttctaggattttgaactgtacacttgtctttcttaaaaattatgtcaagacctttgtcactaagttgacctATACTTAAAAGATTGTACTTTAGACCATTAACTGATAATATATCTTCAATGGTGAGtcaaggttctttacctatcttacgaATTCCGACAATTTTGTCTTTTGCGTTGTCACCGAatgttacatatcctccatctttttgagtAAGGGTaatgaactttgttctatctaccgtcatatgtcttgaatacccgctgtccaagtaccatttttcttttgatggagtagacctaaagcaaacctacaaaaaaggatttatggtgttatttttggaatccaaactttcttaattctttttaaatcttgtctagttttagtatttatcttccattcattctttactttgacatatttcttcttaagtggacagttaaacattatatgtcctttatttttacacaagtaacaagtagtatgttcatgtatgtttATGGAGGATGTACTCGCAtagtgtgttgaccttataggtcacgctcgattttgatcatgacaaatactcattatatctaattaATGTTTGAAACTTTGTgaaggaacttaaattgacagatcataatgcacatggagaaagtgaagcttgaagaccaaatttctattgaagactcgatttcttatgttgtaatatattttattcaTGTAAAGGgtatataatagtaattagggcttttctgTATATAATAATcatacacatcacatgcatgatcaaatacataagctcataatgcaaataaccttagggattcggtcagccgacaccagatttttttggtgtatttaaaaggacccagaaatgatcataggacactcacctttgcattcatatatgttaggcacttgattagggtgtttgtgATTCAAAAAAGGATCAAAATgtacactttgtgcactttcaatCGACCGGTCCATGTAGTTCATTCTGCTCGCGGTCGACCCAACCCGGTCTGGTtcaaccagttgaccacagcccggtcgaccaaatcaGTTTAGTTTAAAtacacctagtcgaccgaacctcctaggagtcaaacTTTTTGACTACCTAGTCAACTGAACCTAAAATGTATTCCAACTGTCTAGTCGACCGAGAATCCTCGCGAGAagtcccaatggtctggtcgactgaatcaTCCAGTTCAAATATCCCTGCTCGACGGAACCTtggtaaaattgaaaaattgcctcGGACATGTATGTCCGATTGACCGAGTCCCCAGTTCAAAATTAGGTCGatcgatcgagccatatgaacttcagtcgaccgaaaggttTCTGGTCAACTGGGTCTCTCAGGTTGCTGTgaatttttttaccgtggttaatttttaaaacagggttaaaatggctaatacatcattaaactttcctaataatactagtcttgtccccaacggtcataattcatggggtgtctatatataccccccttcatttgggaaaattagataGAGATTAGCCTATTTGATCAATAAATTCTCTCTCAACCAAAAATCTCCTACTATTCATTTTCATActaaaatcactcatacttacatgctcctattgctcatactctctgtaagttgattgagtgtttatcttcataggtttgctctctcatttgtatttgattgattcgattttaacgagagctaaccggagtttttttttagggggctttgttcataagtctatcctaagaaaacttgtctaagcttctaagtattgcatttgtgttgcaatatcttagaaagtttgtatttgtctttgggttacaaaaatatttttaaaacacatatcttgtgtgatttacattgatatatccttgagaagatatttgtgtttataATATAgatctttattgcaatatttatttgtatatgatttgctgaatacaaagattatatatcttttgcaaatcGAGCATTTACGTCATctactatttacatgattgaTATATCCTTCAGAATAATACATTTGAagcttgcttgacatctttgtgtgaacacgattgattgaatatcttgagaaacaaagattgtttgttgacactctcacgcactcattatactgatagcaaatattttgagagttgaaacatTAGAtgacactaagcttacatattaaatcatattgtggtgtatgtgactaagCGTATCTgagtacacatctgctttacttgaaagtataatcactgtatcaTTCTATTGTTTGAGCaaactgttgtatttccaggaatGGGCCTGAAAATGGAGACTAGCCTTTTGAAATAATCCCGCATTGGCTTAgactcagttaggaaagttaggtgcaccatcctattaaggtgtaggttgaggtcaaccccgctaattgacctgattataaaggttaaggtcagccctgtgctaattgacctagttgtaatcggtgccgctccacccttaagtgagccttagtggaatcctcaggcttgcgagctagaggcggggacgtaggcacagttggccaaaccccgataacatatcgtgtgtttgtttatattttcgcactctatatttaccacacgtgtatgttatggtgtgaataataggcatgatttaaatttccgtacaTTATATTTACttgtgcatttgggattgtatataAAGACCTAGGTagctaaatcatattgatttctgatttaaccaatgagaaaagtttaaaatttcaattcaccccccctcctccctcttggaaatacaccaattctaacatagtATTTACCTTtttttacaaagtaccctatgaataagttcttctttcttttctttgtaattctattgtaacctattccttctttattgttaGTCATtatttgttgtccaaccattttctcaaagttttcttttcctctagtgaaattgtaaataatcttttctttatcttcaatttgacttttgagatAATTTATCTCTAGATCTATCTTGCTTTAATTATTTACTTGTAATTTGACCAATTCTTGAGACATAGTGTTTATTTTCTCCATTAGTTTGTCAATAtgagtttctttttctttttcaacagatTTTGAGGattctagttgatttttaagaTTCTCATTTTGCTCTTTTAAAGCTATGTTCATCTTTGATACTTTAATAAATCTGTTATGAAGAGCAAGCAATTCAACTTAGAGTTCTTTGTAGGATGGCATActctcacatgaatcattacatggttcatcacttgattcttccgaggagtagtaagaatttacctctgcattgtgtgccatgagatacatgtttgccatctcttgttcactggATTCattctctgattcacttgagcttgtgtcgTCCCATCTTACTTTCATTGTTGGTTTCTacttcttgttttctttcttgagctgagggcagtccggtttgatatgtccgacctttttacaatgataacaagtaggtggaacattcttatttttgttttcctttttacgaatttcacctttttcagtttttgaacctttgaattttctagtgaacttcttatttcttttgaaaaatttttcaaGTCTTTTAATGATAAATGCTAATTtctcatcatctaattcacttgtTTCATTATCTTCTAAACTTGAACTTTCTTTAGAAGCTTTAAGAGCTatgaatttcttatttttattttcagtgttcctttctttcatagccatttcataagtgagaagtgatcctataagttcatctagtgaggtgattttgaggtttctaccttctattATGGCTGTGACTTTTGGTTCACAAACGTGTGGAACTCCTCTAAGGATTTTGCATATCTCATAAGAAGAATAAGTTTTTCTCAAAGcatttagtgagtttatgatatgtgtaaacctagtgtacatgcttgtgatggtttcatcaagattcatcctaaaggctccGTATTCACTAGTGAACATATCAATCCTACCGTCTTTAACATTTAtggtgccttcgtaggttacttcaaatttatcccaaatttcttttgctattttaCAAGTCATaactttattaaattcattaatatcaagtgcacaatataagacattaacagcactagagttaacttgcaacattttGTGATATATTTcgatcatctctttttcttccttaggaacctCTTCACCATCTACTGATTTGGTagggattaagtcaccatgtgtgacaaccatCCAAGCTTTcaaatccatagtttgaagataagttctcattcgttgtttccaacaggtgtaattgagtccacaaaagatgggtggtctaaTTGAGGATTAACCCTCTCCAAAGGTAGCTACTTTTACATGTGCCATGCatatctttatataactactatttaagatttgttataataaaactttgataccaattgaaagttaaggagttagcccaaaagggggggggtgaattaggttattaaaattttctttagtattcttttcaagaatcttcagcatcttgttaatttatcaaacacacatcAAAACtttttaatcaatccacaaaccaataacaatacaaataaacaaaatttcaaacaatcaaaacaaccaatcaataactaaagtaatcaatcaacaaaataccaaaccaagatatagtatACAGCTCTTTGGCAATTTTAGTTTTTGCAATAACtcaagatatttgcttgtttgtagccctgtgaatatatgtaagtcCTATGTAGAATGAAATTGTTTGtactctcttaattaagattttcgcaaacgattaaacaacgtactcccttttgggtttccacaaaagtttattcaaaacatactttcttatattaagagtcttattttaatctcagttttaatttcagctacctgcactttgcatacacacaacACAATGTATATAGACGCTGAATATaaagataagggaaagagagacaccgatatttttacgaggtttggcttatccccagcctacgttctcgccttaagTCAATACCACCTAACGATTCCACTAGAGCACTCCTTTCCAGgcggagcaaaccgttacaatttcctccttaagggtagagccccctctccaagcgataccccacgcttggtccaatgatctAAGAACCTAGAATCgttaaagaactacaagaaacaagaaataatatggtgtacaaagacactctcacaacagaactgattagtacaatttaaaagcactaatatacttcaatattcaaatatcaaattgaaatagattgaagctTAAGAATGATTTCACCAAGTTCTTTCTcaagatgagaatcaacaattagAACCTAGAGTAGGATGATTATGCACTTCGGTATTCTCAGCAAATTAGTTTTGCAATGAGTAAGAGCAAGAGAGAGTTTTGAGATAGCAAGTGTGCTTTTAGTTTtgaaatagattttcaatttcttAGTGTATTTGATTtactaaaaccatgtatttataagctaataaaagtattttcatgttgcctaatattacttggagtatttcaaTAGTTTTCATtgaatttggggcacaagaaaccttagtttgaattttaaaacatttaaaatttccaATTGTTAACAGTGTTCGATAggctgaagtgtcgggttcaatcttttgaagtactttaaaacactgaaaaacTTAGTTGGAAACATGATCAGTCGACTGGGCCAGTATGGTTCAATCTTCTAAGGGAGTACTGTCTCTTCTGTATTCTGataggaaattcttcagtagattaaacttattcttcaatcttctaatgaattcttcagtcttttgaaaatacacttcagtcgtctgggcagttaaagttttggtttttcaatttagttttcaaaaactctttttgctctctttctttgattacttataaaactttttttggggtttgaaataaagtctctaagtccataattatccctaaagagcttcaacatatttttatcagatatttcaatataaagtacttacatcattAATCTTAAAGTCTAAAACTCTAAGCTTaaagtcttccatgatatttttACTTTGTGTCctttttgacttgagcttgagtcagctttagatttcCACACACTTTGctcatgttggtgttgcttgagctatCTTTGGATCACTTTAAGTATGAATGTGGCTTTTGATGTCCTTAGTGGTCTTGcactttcatttcttttctttcttttgaactttgactttaaggattcttgaaacatcatcactctaacaaacacatgttaaattatcctttatttattatcataaaaaaaaaaagaatttgaaagtcatgttaggccaacaaggaGTGCATAAACCAACAGTTCTTCTTTTGAACAAGTCTACAATGACAACACAAGATAGCGAGTAGAAGGCAACAACTCATGCTACCAGAACATTGGTTTGGTTAAAGAACATGCGAAAATAACTTAGGTTTCAACATTCCCTGCCTATGGAGTTGATATATGCTAATCAAACAATTTCCCAATCATAGTTCTTGTGAATCGAATCATCCATAATAACATACaaaaagaaacttcaaatatttgACATCTTTCTCTTTGAATGACATAAATGTCTCCACAAATGGTACTCGCAATTTTCAGTTGCCAACAAATCAAATATGTGAAGCAAgtcaaaattaataataaataaataaacaggaTTGTTGATGTTTTGTTCAAGTTTGTGGTTAGATATGTAGGTGAAACCGTGAAGATTCTTGTTAAGCATGAagacaaaagagcaaaaagaaggaTGAGATGCTGTGATGTGTTTCTACAAACAGATTTCAAACCAATAATGACACTTTGAGGCTGCAAACATTATCGCTGAACTTTTAATCATGTTAAATAGGCAACTTATGAAGTATATGATGAATTTAGTTCTAAATTAAGTTTAACCATTGTTCAACTTCACATAGGATTGCAGAAACTTTTTAGGTATTGTTTGCTTTATATTACTgctgcaaaaatatttttagctaCTGTCTCTCcgcatatttttcttttctcaattttctttttataaataTAGAAGTAGTTCAATCTTGTGGTTGtcatttttctctcaaattttcataatTGTTGAATACTAGTGCAAGTGCACTCAAGATGATCATATAATTTGCAGTTCGAATTTTTTGAGTActatttttaaatgttaaagCTATTTTATCTTAAGAGTTTATGAAGGATAAACCCAAATAGGAATATTACATACCTGATACATAGTTTGTTCGAGTAACCATCAAAATTAGAATGATACTTTTCAAAAATGTTTGTGATGAACCAAATAATATTACTACGAAACTCATATTCTAATGAGTAACAAACTAAATGTGAGCCATAAATAAAATGGTAATTTGATTGCTAAATTTCAAAACTTGGCAACTGTCCGAGGATAGCTTCAAAATCATCAAAAAAGGAGTTTGATatattcttttttccttttctgtccacaaagaaaaaaaaaaattcatctatACATTTAAACAAACAGCTTGGCCACACACACAGAGCACACTCACACTAACACTCATGGCACACCCACAGAATCATAGacacggagagagagagagagagagagagagagagagagagagaaagagatgatTTTCcagaaaatcaaaataaaatgaacaaagaATAGCAAAGAAGGCAGAGGCACTGGTTTGCCAGAGAAGCAGAAGGCTCTTGCCGAAGAAACTCAATTTTCTCACTTTCAGGTCACGATCCTTCGaacaatactctctctctctcggctaGAGAGAGACAAACAAGAGAACGAAAACGGACTAATAGGaagataatttagaaaaaaaaaaatgcaaaaaaatgaGAATAAATACCTGAACCAAAATGGTATTGCTCAATGAAAATCAAAGAGGAGAAGGGTGGACGAACGGCGTATATGGGAGAGGGAGCAAGTCGAAGAGGCCGGGCAAAGAGATCGGCGGATTCCATCTGCAGCCGATCGAAAAGAGAAGCAGGAAGAGGTAAGAATGACGCTGAGCCTGCTGGTACTCCCGCCGGCTCTCCCGCCGAAGCCCCTACTGCCAGCGGAGCCGCTTTGAACAGAATCGCAGCCGCCGACTCCGCCGCCGGGATTGTACTCTCCGCGGCCTTGCTGCTGTACATCTTATCTGAACTCTCTTATTTGCCGGAACCGATGACTTCAGGATATTTATGAGGATACGAACCGGTGCGGATTTTAATTTCAGACCGACGAAAATTCAAAATCCTTGCTAATATGTGAAATaagtttttttaaattaaaagaacTATTAGCTACGGTTCtctaaaccgttactaataagtcactaataataataaaagtgtaaaatcattaataatattatgaaataatttttttatttttttaaataaaagaactattagtaattgttttctaaaccgtcactaataagagactaataGTGAAAAAATTCCGAAATCATTACTAATGTTgtgaaacaaattttttttttattttttgaaaataaaagaactGTTAGTAACAGTTCTCTAAACCGACACTAATAAGGTACTAATAGTGAAAAAaatccaaaaccgtcactactactttgaaataattttttttttatttttttaaaataaaagaattattTGTGACAGTtctataaaccgtcactaataatggattaATAGTGATAAATgtgcaaaaccgtcactaatgttatgaaataatttttatttatttttaaataaaaaactattagtgacggttctctaaactatcactaataagacactaatagtgacgaaaatccaaattcgtcactaatgttgtgaaataatttttttttaaacttttttttaaataaaagaactatcaTTGATGATTCtctaaaccgttactaataaggtATTAATAGTGACGAAAATCCAAAATCGTCACTACCACTGTGAAATAAAtttgtttttattctttttaaataaaagaattatTTGTGACGGTtctataaaccgtcactaataattgattAATAGTGATAAATGtgcaaaatcgtcactaatgctgtgaaataacattttttttatttttttaaaataaaagaactattaaTAATGATTCtctaaactgt
This window of the Malania oleifera isolate guangnan ecotype guangnan chromosome 6, ASM2987363v1, whole genome shotgun sequence genome carries:
- the LOC131158863 gene encoding uncharacterized protein LOC131158863 isoform X2; translated protein: MYSSKAAESTIPAAESAAAILFKAAPLAVGASAGEPAGVPAGSASFLPLPASLFDRLQMESADLFARPLRLAPSPIYAVRPPFSSLIFIEQYHFGSAERERVLFEGS
- the LOC131158863 gene encoding uncharacterized protein LOC131158863 isoform X5; protein product: MYSSKAAESTIPAAESAAAILFKAAPLAVGASAGEPAGVPAGSASFLPLPASLFDRLQMESADLFARPLRLAPSPIYAVRPPFSSLIFIEQYHFGSG
- the LOC131158863 gene encoding uncharacterized protein LOC131158863 isoform X4 is translated as MYSSKAAESTIPAAESAAAILFKAAPLAVGASAGEPAGVPAGSASFLPLPASLFDRLQMESADLFARPLRLAPSPIYAVRPPFSSLIFIEQYHFGSE
- the LOC131158863 gene encoding uncharacterized protein LOC131158863 isoform X3, producing MYSSKAAESTIPAAESAAAILFKAAPLAVGASAGEPAGVPAGSASFLPLPASLFDRLQMESADLFARPLRLAPSPIYAVRPPFSSLIFIEQYHFGSGLL
- the LOC131158863 gene encoding uncharacterized protein LOC131158863 isoform X1, whose amino-acid sequence is MYSSKAAESTIPAAESAAAILFKAAPLAVGASAGEPAGVPAGSASFLPLPASLFDRLQMESADLFARPLRLAPSPIYAVRPPFSSLIFIEQYHFGSGTGLKRETSLGIVLDWLRPS